The following proteins are encoded in a genomic region of Vibrio tasmaniensis:
- the menB gene encoding 1,4-dihydroxy-2-naphthoyl-CoA synthase has product MAKTVGITEEELYAAVNWRDESSQFEDIQYHKSDDGIAKITIARPQVHNAFRPQTVKEMINALADARYDEKVGVIILTGLGEKAFCSGGDQSIRGDYGGYQDDSGTHHLNVLDFQRQIRTCPKPVIAAVSGWAVGGGHVLHMMADLTIAAENAQFGQTGPKVGSFDGGWGASYMARIVGQKKAREIWFLCRFYDAQEALDMGLVNTVVPVADLEKETVRWCREVLQHSPMALRCLKAALNADCDGQAGLQELAGNATMMFYMTEEGQEGRNAFNEKRRPDFDKFPRNP; this is encoded by the coding sequence ATGGCTAAAACAGTAGGCATCACAGAAGAAGAACTTTACGCAGCCGTTAACTGGCGCGATGAAAGCAGTCAATTTGAAGATATTCAATACCATAAGTCTGACGATGGTATTGCGAAAATCACGATTGCGCGTCCTCAAGTGCACAATGCGTTCCGTCCACAAACTGTAAAAGAGATGATCAATGCACTGGCTGACGCTCGTTACGACGAGAAAGTAGGCGTGATCATTTTGACGGGTCTTGGTGAGAAGGCGTTCTGTTCTGGTGGTGACCAAAGTATCCGTGGTGACTACGGCGGCTATCAAGATGATTCAGGTACTCACCACTTGAACGTACTTGATTTCCAACGTCAAATTCGTACTTGTCCAAAACCGGTTATTGCAGCGGTATCTGGCTGGGCAGTGGGTGGCGGTCATGTACTTCACATGATGGCAGACCTGACTATTGCCGCTGAAAACGCGCAGTTCGGTCAGACGGGTCCTAAAGTGGGTTCATTCGATGGCGGTTGGGGTGCTTCTTACATGGCTCGTATCGTTGGTCAAAAGAAAGCACGTGAAATTTGGTTCCTGTGTCGTTTCTACGATGCTCAAGAAGCATTGGACATGGGTCTAGTAAACACAGTCGTGCCTGTTGCTGACCTAGAAAAAGAAACGGTTCGTTGGTGTCGTGAAGTTCTTCAACATAGCCCAATGGCGCTGCGTTGCTTGAAAGCGGCATTAAACGCAGACTGTGACGGCCAAGCTGGTCTTCAAGAGTTGGCGGGTAATGCAACCATGATGTTCTACATGACAGAGGAAGGCCAAGAAGGCCGCAACGCATTCAACGAGAAACGTCGACCGGACTTCGACAAGTTCCCGCGTAACCCATAG
- the menD gene encoding 2-succinyl-5-enolpyruvyl-6-hydroxy-3-cyclohexene-1-carboxylic-acid synthase encodes MNHDQAVLNRVWCNTLLEELTRSGVEHVCVAPGSRSTPLTLEAEANPKLTLHTHFDERGLGFLALGLAKASGKPVAVIVTSGTAVANLLPATAESGLTREKLILLTSDRPIDLVDCGANQAIQQQGIFSSHVESALNLPSPSTQVSLNWLLTSVDHALVKQRNVGGAIHINCPFPEPLYSANSAEMYAQYTSSVAGWKSGTGCYSQTFLPNQVNTQPIAPGEYLGRKGVVILGSLDIEQAKKAQQFATALGWPIFCDPQSGVTSDWKHYDLWMQSDVAKEQLNQCDFILQFGERIVSKRLNQWIKSQAVSFDCTQYVVVSPDAHRINQDHLPQTHIVANIESWITEQYLPILLGKHSGWATPLIEVANTVQQLALAQISNNDQLTELSVAVDLSTRLKDRELFVGNSLMVRLVDMLSSISVNQVYSNRGASGIDGLVATAAGVMKANQNPLMMLIGDTSLLYDLNSLALLTHNLTPMVIVVTNNDGGAIFDLLPVPEQQKQSLYQMPHGFSFEYAAAQFQLGYAAPETLNGYQTIVEQHFEQGQGTLLVEVKTPPEQASTLLKQFSSMLTEALA; translated from the coding sequence ATGAATCACGACCAAGCCGTATTGAATAGAGTTTGGTGTAACACGTTACTTGAAGAGTTAACACGCAGTGGTGTTGAGCATGTTTGTGTTGCGCCGGGCTCGCGCTCAACACCATTAACACTTGAAGCTGAAGCCAATCCAAAACTGACGCTGCACACGCATTTTGATGAGCGTGGGCTTGGTTTTCTTGCGTTAGGTTTAGCGAAAGCCAGTGGTAAGCCAGTTGCTGTGATTGTTACCTCTGGTACTGCTGTTGCAAACCTTCTTCCTGCGACGGCTGAATCTGGGCTGACACGAGAAAAGCTGATTTTGCTGACCTCTGATCGACCTATCGATTTAGTCGACTGTGGCGCTAATCAAGCGATTCAACAGCAAGGCATCTTTTCTTCCCATGTTGAAAGTGCTTTAAACTTACCAAGCCCTAGTACACAAGTATCTCTGAATTGGTTGCTGACATCGGTTGATCACGCGCTGGTGAAACAACGCAATGTTGGTGGTGCGATTCATATCAACTGTCCGTTCCCAGAACCTCTATATTCTGCGAATAGCGCGGAAATGTATGCGCAATACACATCCAGTGTCGCTGGGTGGAAATCGGGAACAGGTTGTTACAGCCAAACGTTTTTACCTAATCAAGTGAACACACAACCTATTGCTCCAGGTGAGTACCTTGGGCGCAAGGGTGTGGTTATTCTCGGTTCGCTAGATATTGAACAGGCGAAAAAAGCTCAACAGTTTGCTACTGCATTAGGTTGGCCAATTTTTTGCGACCCTCAATCAGGTGTCACAAGTGATTGGAAGCATTATGATCTGTGGATGCAGAGTGACGTAGCGAAAGAACAACTCAACCAGTGTGATTTCATTCTTCAGTTTGGTGAGCGCATTGTTTCTAAGCGATTAAACCAATGGATTAAGTCACAAGCGGTTTCGTTCGATTGCACGCAATATGTTGTGGTTTCACCTGATGCGCACCGTATAAACCAAGATCATCTACCGCAAACTCATATTGTTGCCAATATCGAGTCATGGATCACCGAGCAATACCTGCCAATTTTGTTAGGCAAACATTCTGGTTGGGCGACGCCTTTAATCGAGGTCGCAAATACTGTTCAGCAGCTCGCCCTCGCGCAAATATCCAATAATGACCAACTGACGGAACTAAGTGTTGCCGTTGATTTGTCGACTAGACTTAAAGACAGAGAGTTGTTTGTGGGAAACAGCTTGATGGTAAGGCTGGTGGATATGTTGTCATCAATATCTGTGAATCAAGTTTACAGTAATCGTGGTGCATCGGGCATTGATGGCTTGGTGGCGACGGCTGCGGGCGTGATGAAAGCCAATCAGAATCCTTTGATGATGTTAATCGGTGATACCTCTTTGTTGTATGACCTCAACTCGCTGGCTCTGCTGACTCATAATTTAACGCCAATGGTTATTGTTGTGACTAACAACGACGGTGGGGCGATCTTTGATTTGTTGCCGGTTCCTGAGCAACAAAAACAGTCACTTTATCAAATGCCTCATGGTTTCAGCTTTGAATATGCGGCAGCGCAATTCCAGCTGGGATACGCTGCGCCAGAAACCTTGAACGGCTACCAAACCATTGTCGAACAACATTTCGAACAGGGTCAGGGTACCTTGCTCGTGGAAGTTAAGACGCCTCCCGAACAAGCGTCGACTCTGCTAAAACAATTCAGTTCAATGCTCACCGAGGCATTAGCCTAA
- a CDS encoding TetR/AcrR family transcriptional regulator produces the protein MARRNDHTREQLVQLTLKTVTDFLEVHSYHELSLRKIANMIGYVPSTLVNVFGNYNLLLLHVVAQTLDELSSQSASAVEQSSNPQQALFNLAYCYHDFAQKHPYRWQLIFEHNMNGENLPEWQSNRIDRMTGMLEQLLVAIAPEHTESEVIKASRVLWSGVHGITLLSVDDKFFASEPIDGKELINNLISNYLTNW, from the coding sequence ATGGCAAGACGAAACGATCATACTCGCGAACAATTAGTGCAATTAACCTTAAAGACGGTGACCGACTTTTTAGAAGTGCACTCTTATCACGAGTTAAGCTTACGTAAGATTGCCAATATGATTGGTTATGTCCCTAGCACCTTGGTGAATGTATTTGGTAACTACAACCTACTCCTTTTACACGTTGTTGCTCAAACATTAGATGAACTGTCGTCCCAATCAGCTTCTGCGGTTGAACAATCGAGCAACCCTCAACAAGCTCTGTTCAATCTTGCATACTGCTATCACGATTTTGCACAAAAACATCCTTACCGTTGGCAGCTTATCTTTGAGCACAACATGAATGGTGAAAACCTCCCTGAATGGCAGTCGAATCGTATCGATAGAATGACCGGTATGTTAGAGCAATTATTGGTGGCTATTGCTCCTGAACACACAGAAAGCGAAGTCATTAAAGCCAGTCGTGTATTATGGTCTGGAGTACATGGAATTACTCTACTTAGCGTTGATGACAAATTTTTCGCTTCTGAACCTATCGATGGTAAAGAGTTGATCAATAACCTAATCTCAAACTACTTAACCAACTGGTAA
- a CDS encoding isochorismate synthase, producing MSHFQQTISALIERVQNAQASEVRCVEVLTQKPSFAFIEWLHAQPLFPKFYWQSRDTREEVVALGQLHTFSDPAPAYAILGEEQRIWGGRSFDGHTAKNRRCMESFFFLPQVELIRFDNTWSLAVNLSPDRVASINALNKLAVEAAILAPLSAHIEQIQHVPEREQWDNLVDKVLKGISDEEYKKVVLARKTTLQLDAPICAAQLLKASYLQNHHSFHFMLVLDSKHSFIGSTPERLYSRHGTELDTEALAGTIGRGENATEDMELANWLSQDSKNLNENQYVVDDIIERLTPHSQTVHVEKDARLVRLRKVQHLKRNIHAQLKNGINGVQLLAALQPTAAVAGLPRKEAMDFILEHEPFARGWYAGSVGYISHQRAEFCVAIRSALVVNDQVQLFAGAGIVPGSVAEHEWQELNKKMSTLLSLISDHPPLGVAS from the coding sequence TTGTCACATTTCCAGCAAACTATCTCCGCTTTGATTGAGCGAGTACAAAATGCCCAAGCAAGTGAAGTTCGTTGTGTTGAAGTTCTAACGCAAAAACCATCGTTTGCATTTATTGAATGGCTTCATGCTCAACCGCTCTTTCCTAAGTTCTACTGGCAGTCGCGCGATACTCGTGAAGAGGTCGTTGCACTCGGTCAACTGCATACTTTTTCCGATCCCGCTCCGGCGTACGCTATTCTTGGCGAAGAACAACGAATTTGGGGCGGACGTTCGTTTGATGGACATACCGCAAAGAACCGTCGTTGTATGGAATCGTTTTTCTTCCTTCCTCAGGTTGAATTGATCCGTTTTGACAATACATGGTCACTAGCCGTTAATTTGTCTCCTGATCGTGTTGCTTCTATTAATGCTTTGAATAAGCTTGCTGTTGAAGCGGCGATATTGGCGCCTTTGTCTGCGCATATCGAACAGATTCAACATGTTCCAGAAAGAGAACAGTGGGACAACTTGGTCGATAAAGTCCTGAAGGGCATCAGCGATGAAGAGTACAAGAAAGTCGTTTTGGCTCGTAAAACCACGTTGCAGCTTGATGCGCCTATCTGTGCGGCTCAATTACTTAAAGCCAGTTATCTGCAAAATCATCACAGTTTTCACTTTATGTTGGTGCTGGATTCGAAACACAGCTTTATTGGTTCGACGCCAGAGCGCTTATATAGCCGACATGGTACTGAGCTTGATACCGAAGCCCTTGCTGGAACGATCGGTCGCGGGGAGAACGCAACCGAGGATATGGAGTTAGCCAACTGGCTTTCTCAAGACAGCAAGAACCTCAATGAAAACCAATATGTAGTCGACGATATCATTGAGCGCCTGACACCTCATTCCCAAACGGTGCATGTTGAAAAAGATGCCCGTCTTGTGCGTCTGCGTAAGGTGCAGCATTTGAAGCGCAATATTCACGCTCAGCTTAAAAATGGTATCAACGGTGTTCAGTTGCTTGCAGCATTGCAGCCAACCGCCGCTGTAGCTGGTCTACCGCGTAAAGAGGCGATGGACTTTATTCTTGAACATGAACCGTTTGCACGAGGTTGGTATGCCGGTTCAGTCGGTTACATTAGCCATCAACGTGCGGAGTTCTGTGTGGCAATTCGGAGTGCATTGGTTGTAAACGATCAAGTACAACTGTTTGCGGGCGCGGGGATCGTGCCTGGATCGGTTGCTGAGCATGAGTGGCAAGAATTAAACAAAAAAATGTCGACCTTACTGAGCTTAATTTCAGATCACCCACCGCTGGGTGTGGCATCATGA
- a CDS encoding YeiH family protein: MNIKKSVPFYLAALFCLTPWVSSPTALVIGFLLASLGLVPEHLEVGKLTKKLLAYSIVGLGFGIQFEKALAVTGDGIGLIVTTIIGTLVIGWFLAKRMGLDRTTGYLISSGTAICGGSAIAAVAPAIKADDEQIGLALATVFVLNSIALFLFPMIGHALELSQQTFGTWAAIAIHDTSSVVGAASAYGEEALTTATTLKLARALWIIPIALVSAMIFKNDQKKITVPYFIFFYCAAIAVSDLLPQFEMVYQGIFDVSKRALVVCLFLIGCGISVEKLKAAGPKPLMFGITMWVMISTGSLAWLTLA; the protein is encoded by the coding sequence ATGAATATAAAAAAGTCTGTTCCATTTTATCTTGCTGCACTGTTTTGCTTAACGCCATGGGTAAGCTCACCAACCGCCCTCGTCATCGGTTTTCTGCTTGCTAGTTTAGGTTTAGTGCCTGAACACTTGGAAGTCGGAAAACTCACCAAAAAGCTACTGGCCTATTCTATTGTCGGTTTGGGCTTTGGCATTCAGTTTGAAAAAGCATTAGCAGTGACAGGCGATGGGATTGGTTTAATTGTCACAACCATCATTGGTACGCTGGTGATTGGTTGGTTCTTAGCGAAACGAATGGGACTGGATCGCACCACGGGGTACCTTATTTCTTCAGGCACCGCGATTTGTGGTGGTAGCGCTATCGCAGCCGTAGCCCCCGCGATTAAAGCCGACGATGAGCAGATTGGCTTAGCATTAGCCACAGTATTCGTATTGAACTCAATCGCCCTATTCTTGTTCCCGATGATTGGCCACGCACTTGAGTTAAGCCAACAAACATTTGGTACTTGGGCAGCCATTGCGATTCACGATACCTCTTCTGTAGTAGGCGCGGCTTCAGCGTATGGCGAAGAAGCACTGACGACAGCGACAACATTGAAGCTCGCTCGTGCACTCTGGATCATCCCAATCGCTTTGGTGAGCGCGATGATCTTCAAGAACGATCAAAAGAAGATTACAGTTCCCTACTTCATTTTCTTCTATTGTGCCGCTATCGCGGTTAGTGACTTGCTGCCACAATTTGAGATGGTCTACCAAGGTATCTTTGATGTCTCTAAGCGCGCGTTGGTTGTGTGTCTGTTCTTAATTGGTTGTGGCATTTCAGTTGAGAAGTTAAAAGCGGCAGGGCCTAAGCCATTGATGTTTGGTATTACGATGTGGGTCATGATCTCGACGGGCTCTTTGGCGTGGCTAACTCTCGCTTAG
- the menE gene encoding o-succinylbenzoate--CoA ligase: MMRPQSIHHPLWVQWAQQNPHQTALVTPNRAYTWLQVSTLVSEYQQRLSQQGLSEGDVLTIVGKNQAEVIPVYLAALNLGVVCAFTMPQPAARLTQKLESLYGQLDRRYLWLLDSCGLDHSDAVDLKTVLVTLPCLNEVKVDGGDKPTTLQNPNFDPQNLASIVFTSGSTGNPKAVAHTLQQHLHSAVGLLKVFRYQQDDTWLLSLPMYHVSGLAIVHRWLAAGGSIKIGQGKLETDIEGCSHASLVATQLQRLLKSKQALTLTHVLLGGSHIPEALGLEAQHMGIETWLGYGMTEAASTVTAKLVDSSNTAGFVLDQRQLKIEEQRILIGGNTLASGYYYQGELTPLVDEDGWFDSKDLGEWVGEQVSIIGRADNQFISGGENIHCEEIEQALNQLPEVKQAFVVPVEDSEFGFRPIAIVDCDELPTIEWFAEQLQGSLERFKFPIEYYQMPEQEQQGIKVSRAGLASWVLQHRN; this comes from the coding sequence ATGATGCGCCCACAATCTATTCATCACCCACTTTGGGTACAGTGGGCGCAGCAAAACCCACATCAAACAGCGTTAGTCACTCCTAATCGCGCTTACACTTGGCTGCAAGTTTCAACGTTAGTGAGTGAGTACCAACAACGGCTATCTCAGCAAGGCCTATCTGAAGGTGATGTACTGACAATTGTTGGTAAGAATCAAGCTGAAGTGATCCCCGTTTACCTTGCCGCACTCAATTTGGGTGTGGTTTGTGCGTTTACCATGCCTCAGCCAGCAGCTCGTTTAACGCAGAAACTTGAATCCCTCTATGGTCAGCTAGACAGACGTTACCTTTGGCTATTAGATAGCTGTGGGTTAGATCATTCTGATGCTGTTGACCTCAAGACTGTATTGGTGACGTTACCTTGCTTGAACGAAGTTAAGGTCGATGGTGGTGACAAACCAACAACACTGCAAAATCCTAACTTTGATCCTCAAAATCTAGCGAGCATCGTATTCACTTCTGGCTCTACCGGAAACCCGAAAGCTGTGGCGCACACGTTGCAGCAACACTTACATTCGGCGGTCGGGTTACTTAAGGTGTTTCGTTATCAACAAGACGATACTTGGCTACTGAGTTTGCCTATGTACCATGTGTCGGGATTGGCGATTGTTCATCGTTGGCTAGCTGCTGGTGGCAGTATCAAAATAGGCCAAGGTAAGCTCGAAACCGATATCGAAGGTTGCAGTCATGCCTCGTTGGTTGCTACTCAGTTGCAGCGGTTATTAAAGAGTAAGCAAGCACTTACTTTAACTCATGTGCTGCTTGGTGGTAGTCATATTCCGGAAGCGCTTGGACTTGAAGCTCAACACATGGGTATCGAAACCTGGCTTGGGTATGGAATGACAGAAGCAGCTTCAACAGTGACCGCGAAGCTGGTCGATTCTAGTAATACTGCAGGTTTTGTTCTCGACCAACGCCAACTAAAAATTGAAGAACAACGTATCTTGATTGGCGGCAATACGCTTGCTTCTGGTTATTACTATCAGGGCGAGTTAACACCGCTGGTGGATGAGGACGGTTGGTTCGATAGCAAAGATCTTGGGGAGTGGGTTGGCGAACAAGTGTCGATTATTGGGCGCGCTGATAATCAGTTTATTTCTGGTGGTGAGAATATTCACTGTGAGGAAATTGAACAAGCACTCAACCAATTACCTGAAGTTAAACAAGCCTTTGTGGTTCCTGTTGAAGACAGTGAATTTGGCTTTAGACCGATTGCGATCGTCGACTGTGATGAACTACCTACCATAGAGTGGTTTGCAGAACAGTTACAAGGGAGCCTAGAGCGATTTAAGTTTCCTATCGAGTATTATCAGATGCCAGAGCAAGAACAGCAGGGGATCAAAGTATCGAGAGCAGGTTTAGCATCTTGGGTGTTGCAGCATAGGAACTAA
- the menH gene encoding 2-succinyl-6-hydroxy-2,4-cyclohexadiene-1-carboxylate synthase produces MLYSNYYPAVQKSSDKPLLVFLHGLLGSGDDWSACHPFLEDFPRLCIDLPGHGQSRFTDPVGFDHCCNKIVQCITSQLALNNLPADYPIVVIGYSMGGRLAMYGVTSPCFETLNLEKVIIEGGNFGLECDEERAQRLVHDTQWAVRFAQQSIEDVLDDWYQQSIFSSLNHEQRQTLVIKRSGNLGVSVANMLLSTSLAKQPDLRATLKSHEHLLHYVCGEKDRKFMELAENSGFEYSQVDHAGHNVHFEQPELFSNLIIQCIASRR; encoded by the coding sequence ATGCTTTACTCCAATTATTACCCAGCGGTACAAAAATCTTCTGACAAACCTTTGCTTGTTTTTTTACATGGTTTACTCGGAAGCGGGGATGATTGGAGTGCATGTCATCCATTCCTCGAGGACTTTCCTCGTCTTTGCATAGATTTGCCCGGACACGGACAAAGCCGCTTTACTGATCCGGTAGGCTTTGACCATTGCTGTAATAAAATTGTCCAGTGCATCACATCTCAACTGGCGCTCAACAACCTTCCTGCTGATTATCCTATCGTGGTTATCGGCTACTCTATGGGGGGGAGGCTTGCTATGTATGGGGTAACAAGCCCTTGCTTCGAGACGCTTAACCTAGAGAAAGTCATCATTGAAGGTGGCAACTTTGGTTTGGAGTGCGATGAAGAGAGAGCACAAAGGTTAGTACATGATACGCAGTGGGCAGTTCGCTTTGCACAGCAGTCGATTGAAGATGTTTTAGACGATTGGTATCAACAAAGCATCTTTTCTTCACTAAATCATGAGCAAAGACAAACTTTGGTCATAAAGCGTAGTGGTAACCTTGGAGTATCCGTAGCAAATATGTTGTTATCTACTTCGTTAGCTAAGCAACCAGATTTACGTGCCACATTGAAATCTCATGAGCATTTATTGCATTATGTATGTGGAGAAAAAGATCGTAAATTCATGGAGCTAGCTGAGAATAGTGGTTTTGAATATAGTCAGGTCGATCACGCTGGTCATAATGTTCATTTCGAGCAACCAGAGCTGTTTTCCAACCTGATAATTCAATGTATCGCCAGTCGTCGTTAA
- the menC gene encoding o-succinylbenzoate synthase, producing the protein MNSVNSQRHAKLYRYQLPMDSGVILRDNKLNERVGYIIQLECDGKTGFGEVAPLAGFSQEDAEQAGIQLQHELELWSHNNPQTPFDELYPSVAFGFSLAMMELRGELNAEGNYQAAPLCTGDPDELIPVLNEMKGEKVAKVKVGLYEAIRDGMLVSLFLESIPDLTLRLDANRAWKPEKAKQFIKYISPSLRQRISFIEEPCQKPEDSLAFAIDHGVAIAWDETLQEAVRSPEFDLSDLTGVKAVVIKPTLIGSVERCVAIIERAQQLGIKPVLSSSIESSLGLTQIARLAQQYLPNEVPGLDTIGLYQQQLEVSWPGCQLPVSTLEQQQLIWSS; encoded by the coding sequence ATGAACTCAGTGAATTCTCAGCGTCACGCTAAACTCTACCGTTATCAATTGCCTATGGATAGTGGTGTGATTCTTCGTGACAATAAGTTGAACGAACGCGTTGGCTATATCATCCAACTTGAGTGTGATGGTAAAACTGGCTTTGGCGAAGTTGCGCCTTTGGCAGGTTTTAGCCAAGAAGATGCTGAACAAGCTGGCATTCAGCTGCAACACGAATTAGAGCTTTGGAGTCACAATAACCCTCAAACGCCTTTTGATGAGTTATATCCTTCTGTTGCCTTCGGTTTTTCGTTGGCGATGATGGAATTACGAGGCGAACTCAATGCTGAAGGTAATTACCAAGCAGCGCCGTTGTGTACAGGAGATCCAGATGAATTGATCCCTGTGTTAAATGAGATGAAAGGCGAGAAGGTTGCCAAAGTAAAAGTCGGTCTCTACGAAGCGATTCGTGATGGTATGCTGGTTAGCTTATTCCTTGAGTCGATCCCTGATTTGACCCTAAGACTTGACGCTAACCGCGCGTGGAAACCAGAGAAAGCGAAGCAGTTCATTAAATACATTTCGCCGTCACTGCGTCAGCGTATTAGCTTTATTGAAGAGCCCTGCCAAAAGCCAGAAGACAGCTTGGCCTTTGCCATCGACCATGGTGTTGCGATTGCATGGGATGAGACACTACAAGAAGCGGTGCGAAGCCCAGAATTTGATCTTAGCGACCTTACGGGTGTTAAAGCGGTAGTGATTAAACCAACCTTGATTGGCTCAGTAGAGCGTTGTGTTGCTATCATTGAACGCGCACAGCAACTTGGTATTAAGCCTGTACTAAGCTCAAGCATAGAGTCTAGTCTTGGATTAACTCAGATTGCACGATTAGCACAACAGTACTTGCCTAACGAAGTTCCAGGACTTGATACGATTGGCTTGTATCAGCAACAACTAGAAGTCTCTTGGCCGGGTTGCCAGCTTCCTGTTTCTACTCTTGAACAGCAACAACTGATTTGGTCTTCTTAG
- a CDS encoding MFS transporter, with protein sequence MNNSSQSSLLTQKRFLPYFITQFLGAFNDNIFKNVLLLFVAFASVDTLPISSNLFINLAAGLFILPFFLFSALAGVLADKYEKSWFIRKVKLLEVVIMSLGAIGFIYESYAILLLLLFLMGTQSAFFGPVKYALLPQQLETKELVSGNALVETGTFLAILIGTLGAGIIASDESAKLIAAVCIVSFAVLGYVSSCFIPQSPSNAPDLKVKWQPVKLTRATLAIAKKDRPTFQALMSISWFWFLGAAYLTQFPNFTKLHLNGTESSVAFLLALFSVGIAIGSLACDKLSNHRIEIGIVPMGSLGMSIFGLLMAISIPESLPDFSTFHQFVTYSDLWPLFAYLLLLGISGGIFIVPLYSLMQLRAKPDERAQVIAGLNIYNSLFMVGSAVLGIVCLSVLDLSIPQLFVLLAIGNTLVMLYLFHQVPIYAFRFFTWVVTHTMYRVKHKNLHHLPENGGALIVCNHVSYMDALLLSAVCPRLIRFVMEEDYAKLPPLRRFLKRAGVIPVSATNRNSIRNAFKEVERALDEGHIVCIFPEGKLTADGEVAEFMRGMELIIKRSPVPVIPMALKGLWGSYFSRYKGQAFKGLPTRFRAKLEIEAGEPILAKEASCNTLRQSVSDLRGSLR encoded by the coding sequence ATGAACAACAGCAGCCAATCTTCGCTGTTAACGCAAAAAAGGTTCCTACCCTACTTTATTACTCAATTTTTAGGCGCCTTTAATGACAACATATTCAAAAATGTGCTGTTACTGTTTGTTGCTTTCGCAAGCGTAGATACGCTGCCTATTTCCAGTAATCTATTCATTAATTTGGCTGCAGGCCTTTTTATTCTTCCCTTCTTTCTATTTTCTGCTTTGGCCGGTGTGCTGGCTGATAAATACGAAAAATCTTGGTTTATCCGAAAAGTTAAGCTCCTTGAAGTGGTGATAATGTCACTAGGCGCGATCGGTTTTATTTACGAAAGCTATGCGATTCTTCTTCTATTACTATTTTTAATGGGAACGCAAAGTGCCTTCTTTGGCCCAGTGAAATACGCACTGCTTCCACAACAGTTAGAAACTAAAGAACTGGTATCCGGCAACGCTTTAGTCGAAACCGGCACATTCTTAGCCATTCTTATTGGTACTCTAGGTGCCGGTATTATTGCATCTGACGAAAGCGCGAAGCTCATTGCTGCGGTATGTATTGTTTCTTTCGCCGTACTTGGCTATGTATCAAGCTGCTTTATTCCACAATCGCCAAGTAACGCACCAGATCTGAAAGTGAAGTGGCAGCCAGTAAAGCTAACACGCGCGACACTGGCGATTGCAAAAAAAGATCGCCCAACGTTTCAAGCACTGATGTCTATCAGCTGGTTCTGGTTCCTCGGCGCTGCTTATCTAACTCAGTTTCCAAACTTCACTAAGCTCCACCTGAACGGCACTGAAAGCTCGGTTGCCTTTTTGTTAGCTCTTTTCTCGGTCGGTATTGCGATAGGTTCTTTGGCTTGCGATAAGTTATCAAATCACAGAATTGAAATCGGCATCGTGCCAATGGGTAGCCTGGGTATGTCCATTTTTGGACTGCTGATGGCGATATCCATCCCAGAGTCTTTGCCTGACTTCAGCACTTTTCATCAGTTTGTAACCTATTCAGATCTGTGGCCTCTATTTGCTTACCTACTATTATTAGGCATTTCTGGAGGTATCTTTATTGTTCCGCTGTACTCTTTGATGCAACTACGCGCTAAGCCTGATGAGCGAGCTCAAGTGATTGCAGGGCTCAATATCTATAACTCATTGTTCATGGTAGGAAGTGCTGTTTTGGGTATTGTTTGCCTGAGTGTTCTCGATCTTTCCATTCCACAGCTATTTGTGTTGCTCGCAATAGGAAACACTTTGGTTATGCTGTACCTGTTTCATCAGGTGCCTATCTACGCTTTTCGTTTCTTTACATGGGTGGTCACTCACACCATGTACCGAGTTAAGCACAAGAACTTACACCACCTTCCTGAGAATGGCGGCGCACTGATCGTTTGCAACCATGTGAGTTATATGGATGCACTGCTTCTGAGTGCGGTTTGCCCTCGCTTGATTCGGTTTGTGATGGAAGAGGATTACGCCAAGCTGCCTCCACTACGTCGATTCTTAAAAAGAGCAGGAGTTATTCCAGTCTCCGCAACCAACCGAAACTCGATTAGAAACGCTTTCAAAGAAGTTGAACGAGCCCTAGATGAAGGGCACATCGTGTGTATTTTCCCTGAAGGCAAGCTAACCGCTGATGGCGAAGTGGCCGAATTCATGCGTGGCATGGAGCTGATTATCAAACGTTCTCCTGTGCCTGTGATTCCAATGGCACTTAAAGGGTTATGGGGCAGCTACTTCAGTCGTTATAAAGGTCAAGCTTTCAAGGGGTTACCGACCCGCTTCCGGGCCAAGTTAGAGATAGAAGCTGGCGAACCAATACTTGCGAAAGAAGCTTCATGCAACACTCTTCGACAGTCAGTCTCTGATCTTCGCGGATCGCTACGCTAG